A genomic window from Megalobrama amblycephala isolate DHTTF-2021 linkage group LG2, ASM1881202v1, whole genome shotgun sequence includes:
- the LOC125263533 gene encoding uncharacterized protein LOC125263533 isoform X1 translates to MVNAFILFFVCLWRLVDVTGGVKSVSVMEGDSVTLNIDVTESQKYLLIHWAFGSTRIAEINRLTQTNSTYEGPDETFRNRLKLDLTGSLTITNTRTTDSGLYRVTIISKETSYMSFNVKVCETPQSTSSPERSSSSNFLVNNSTIIQTEDANITELHQPSSDHIHCCGLEAVIRLVASALVGVAAVAFLVYDIRSTRSELNRMKETRHHRQTHRVKSEQYEMSRRFSSRYVC, encoded by the exons ATggttaatgcttttattttgttctttgtgTGCTTGTGGCGTCTGGTTG ATGTGACGGGTGGAGTAAAGTCAGtttcagtgatggagggagattctgtcactctAAACATTGATGTTACAGAATCACAGAAATATTTGTTGATACATTGGGCGTTCGGAAGCACTCGAATAGCTGAAATCAACAGACTCACGCAAACCAACTCGACGTATGAAGGTCCTGATGAGACATTCAGAAACAGACTGAAACTGGATCTAAccggatctctgaccatcacaaacaccagaaccacAGACTCTGGACTTTATAGAGTAACAATTATCAGCAAAGAGACCAGCTACATGAGTTTCAATGTTAAAGTCTGTG AGACTCCACAAAGTACTTCATCACCAGAAAGATCATCAAGCTCCAACTTTTTGGTGAACAATTCAACCATCATCCAGACTGAGGATGCCAACATTACTGAACTCCATCAGCCAAGTTCAG accaCATCCACTGTTGTGGtcttgaggctgtgatccgattggtcgcctctgctctggtgggcgtggctGCTGTTGCTTTTTTGGTATATGACATCAGATCTACAAGAAGTGAGCTGAACAGGATGAAAGAGACTAGACATCACCGTCAGACCCATCGAGTAAAATCCGAGCAGTATGAAATGAGCAGAAGGTTTAGTTCCAGATATGTTTGCTGA
- the LOC125263533 gene encoding uncharacterized protein LOC125263533 isoform X2 — translation MEGDSVTLNIDVTESQKYLLIHWAFGSTRIAEINRLTQTNSTYEGPDETFRNRLKLDLTGSLTITNTRTTDSGLYRVTIISKETSYMSFNVKVCETPQSTSSPERSSSSNFLVNNSTIIQTEDANITELHQPSSDHIHCCGLEAVIRLVASALVGVAAVAFLVYDIRSTRSELNRMKETRHHRQTHRVKSEQYEMSRRFSSRYVC, via the exons atggagggagattctgtcactctAAACATTGATGTTACAGAATCACAGAAATATTTGTTGATACATTGGGCGTTCGGAAGCACTCGAATAGCTGAAATCAACAGACTCACGCAAACCAACTCGACGTATGAAGGTCCTGATGAGACATTCAGAAACAGACTGAAACTGGATCTAAccggatctctgaccatcacaaacaccagaaccacAGACTCTGGACTTTATAGAGTAACAATTATCAGCAAAGAGACCAGCTACATGAGTTTCAATGTTAAAGTCTGTG AGACTCCACAAAGTACTTCATCACCAGAAAGATCATCAAGCTCCAACTTTTTGGTGAACAATTCAACCATCATCCAGACTGAGGATGCCAACATTACTGAACTCCATCAGCCAAGTTCAG accaCATCCACTGTTGTGGtcttgaggctgtgatccgattggtcgcctctgctctggtgggcgtggctGCTGTTGCTTTTTTGGTATATGACATCAGATCTACAAGAAGTGAGCTGAACAGGATGAAAGAGACTAGACATCACCGTCAGACCCATCGAGTAAAATCCGAGCAGTATGAAATGAGCAGAAGGTTTAGTTCCAGATATGTTTGCTGA
- the si:dkey-182g1.2 gene encoding uncharacterized protein si:dkey-182g1.2 isoform X1, whose translation MGNAYLMFIVLLSVEGVFGAEADALKTIESMEGDSVKLETCVTKIQKDDEVEWKFEHHIIATIKSNNVLLYDTDDAKFKDKLHLDGQTGDLTIRNTRTKHSGLYEVKIVNITNQTILKRFSVTVLDAIPKKVSVTEGDSVTLQHDIADIEIYDMIKWKFEDEATPIAQINKQTSKSPSYDEADERFKDRLQLDQTGSLTITNTKSTDAGLYKLQVTSQNIAAKYRSFRVTVSESGLPTGVIVFICVICVIALIVLVVGIWCQKQRRERSQTPQDEDKGNGVQDPLKGQQ comes from the exons ATGGGAAACGcgtatttaatgtttattgtctTATTATCCGTGGAGG gtgtgtttggtgcTGAGGCAGATGCATTGAAGACAATAGAAtcgatggagggagattctgtcaaGCTAGAAACGTGTGTTACCAAAATACAGAAAGATGATGAGGTGGAGTGGAAGTTTGAACATCACATCATAGCTACGATCAAGAGCAATAATGTCTTATTATATGACACTGATGATGCAAAATTCAAAGACAAACTACACCTAGACGGTCAAACTGGAGATCTAACCATCAGAAACACCAGAACCAAACACTCTGGGCTTTATGAAGTGAAGATCGTCAATATCACCAACCAAACAATACTCAAGAGATTCAGTGTCACTGTCCTTG ATGCAATCCCTAAGAAAGTGTCAGTAAcggagggagattctgtcactttaCAGCATGATATTGCTGATATAGAGATTTACGATATGATCAAGTGGAAGTTTGAAGATGAAGCGACTCCCATAGCTCAAATCAACAAACAGACCAGTAAAAGCCCCTCATATGATGAAGCTGATGAGAgattcaaagacagactgcAGCTGGATCAGAccggatctctgaccatcacaaacaccaaaTCCACAGATGCTGGACTCTATAAACTACAGGTGACGAGTCAAAACATAGCGGCCAAATACAGGAGCTTCCGTGTTACTGTCAGTG AATCGGGTCTGCCCACAGGTGTTATAGTGTTCATATGTGTCATATGTGTTATTGCGTTGATCGTGTTGGTGGTTGGGATTTGGTGTCAGAAACAGCGACGTGAAAGAAGTCAAACACCACAAG ATGAAGATAAAGGGAATGGGGTACAGGATCCATTGAAAGGACAGCAGTAG
- the si:dkey-182g1.2 gene encoding uncharacterized protein si:dkey-182g1.2 isoform X2, whose product MRLCYSGVFGAEADALKTIESMEGDSVKLETCVTKIQKDDEVEWKFEHHIIATIKSNNVLLYDTDDAKFKDKLHLDGQTGDLTIRNTRTKHSGLYEVKIVNITNQTILKRFSVTVLDAIPKKVSVTEGDSVTLQHDIADIEIYDMIKWKFEDEATPIAQINKQTSKSPSYDEADERFKDRLQLDQTGSLTITNTKSTDAGLYKLQVTSQNIAAKYRSFRVTVSESGLPTGVIVFICVICVIALIVLVVGIWCQKQRRERSQTPQDEDKGNGVQDPLKGQQ is encoded by the exons ATGCGGTTGTGCTATtcag gtgtgtttggtgcTGAGGCAGATGCATTGAAGACAATAGAAtcgatggagggagattctgtcaaGCTAGAAACGTGTGTTACCAAAATACAGAAAGATGATGAGGTGGAGTGGAAGTTTGAACATCACATCATAGCTACGATCAAGAGCAATAATGTCTTATTATATGACACTGATGATGCAAAATTCAAAGACAAACTACACCTAGACGGTCAAACTGGAGATCTAACCATCAGAAACACCAGAACCAAACACTCTGGGCTTTATGAAGTGAAGATCGTCAATATCACCAACCAAACAATACTCAAGAGATTCAGTGTCACTGTCCTTG ATGCAATCCCTAAGAAAGTGTCAGTAAcggagggagattctgtcactttaCAGCATGATATTGCTGATATAGAGATTTACGATATGATCAAGTGGAAGTTTGAAGATGAAGCGACTCCCATAGCTCAAATCAACAAACAGACCAGTAAAAGCCCCTCATATGATGAAGCTGATGAGAgattcaaagacagactgcAGCTGGATCAGAccggatctctgaccatcacaaacaccaaaTCCACAGATGCTGGACTCTATAAACTACAGGTGACGAGTCAAAACATAGCGGCCAAATACAGGAGCTTCCGTGTTACTGTCAGTG AATCGGGTCTGCCCACAGGTGTTATAGTGTTCATATGTGTCATATGTGTTATTGCGTTGATCGTGTTGGTGGTTGGGATTTGGTGTCAGAAACAGCGACGTGAAAGAAGTCAAACACCACAAG ATGAAGATAAAGGGAATGGGGTACAGGATCCATTGAAAGGACAGCAGTAG
- the si:dkey-182g1.2 gene encoding uncharacterized protein si:dkey-182g1.2 isoform X3, translating into MFYYSGVFGAEADALKTIESMEGDSVKLETCVTKIQKDDEVEWKFEHHIIATIKSNNVLLYDTDDAKFKDKLHLDGQTGDLTIRNTRTKHSGLYEVKIVNITNQTILKRFSVTVLDAIPKKVSVTEGDSVTLQHDIADIEIYDMIKWKFEDEATPIAQINKQTSKSPSYDEADERFKDRLQLDQTGSLTITNTKSTDAGLYKLQVTSQNIAAKYRSFRVTVSESGLPTGVIVFICVICVIALIVLVVGIWCQKQRRERSQTPQDEDKGNGVQDPLKGQQ; encoded by the exons ATGTTTTATTATTCAG gtgtgtttggtgcTGAGGCAGATGCATTGAAGACAATAGAAtcgatggagggagattctgtcaaGCTAGAAACGTGTGTTACCAAAATACAGAAAGATGATGAGGTGGAGTGGAAGTTTGAACATCACATCATAGCTACGATCAAGAGCAATAATGTCTTATTATATGACACTGATGATGCAAAATTCAAAGACAAACTACACCTAGACGGTCAAACTGGAGATCTAACCATCAGAAACACCAGAACCAAACACTCTGGGCTTTATGAAGTGAAGATCGTCAATATCACCAACCAAACAATACTCAAGAGATTCAGTGTCACTGTCCTTG ATGCAATCCCTAAGAAAGTGTCAGTAAcggagggagattctgtcactttaCAGCATGATATTGCTGATATAGAGATTTACGATATGATCAAGTGGAAGTTTGAAGATGAAGCGACTCCCATAGCTCAAATCAACAAACAGACCAGTAAAAGCCCCTCATATGATGAAGCTGATGAGAgattcaaagacagactgcAGCTGGATCAGAccggatctctgaccatcacaaacaccaaaTCCACAGATGCTGGACTCTATAAACTACAGGTGACGAGTCAAAACATAGCGGCCAAATACAGGAGCTTCCGTGTTACTGTCAGTG AATCGGGTCTGCCCACAGGTGTTATAGTGTTCATATGTGTCATATGTGTTATTGCGTTGATCGTGTTGGTGGTTGGGATTTGGTGTCAGAAACAGCGACGTGAAAGAAGTCAAACACCACAAG ATGAAGATAAAGGGAATGGGGTACAGGATCCATTGAAAGGACAGCAGTAG
- the si:dkey-182g1.10 gene encoding uncharacterized protein si:dkey-182g1.10, which produces MNNLIFPIFLFFAEGLFGFETDGVKSLSVMEGDSVTLHTCLNEIQKYEKIMWKFEDNLIAQINKDQTSSTYDGADGRFRDRLELDSESGSLTIRNIRTNHSGLYKVDMFSTSGSSNKKRFNVTVIGVFDPDADKIKPVSVMEGDPVVLNSDVKLHKDDLMLWRFAQATKRCVYNPVHHNPCLSDTTAIAKIDGETREVSLDAGVSEIFNNRLKMDKMSGSLTITNVRTEHSGFYILQISNNTGTKYRRFNVTVRAVTESHSCTVWMSIALVLLLMIAVGCLAAGIKNWNVLLGRLRSYNCCRSKGPQEMESESIVRKGQPLILNTEHTELQRDDVIEWRFKGKVIARIGRESDGGRLELDSTTGSLTITNTTTEHAGVYQLQITHNGQVQSIRKIKVSVTDSGESESLLKRKESRSTTMEVA; this is translated from the exons ATGAATAACCTAATTTTCcctattttcttatttttcgcTGAAG gtttgtttggttttgaGACAGATGGAGTGAAATCACtatcagtgatggagggagattctgtcactctACACACTTGTCTTaatgaaatacaaaaatatgaGAAGATAATGTGGAAGTTTGAAGACAACCTCATAGCTCAAATCAACAAAGACCAAACATCCTCCACATATGATGGTGCTGacgggagattcagagacagactggaGCTGGATTCTGAatctggatctctgaccatcaggAACATCAGAACCAACCACTCTGGACTTTATAAAGTGGACATGTTCAGCACAAGTGGATCCTCAAACAAGAAGAGATTCAATGTGACTGTAATTG gtgtgtttgatccAGACGCAGATAAAATAAAGCCAGTGTCGGTGATGGAGGGAGATCCTGTCGTTCTCAACTCTGATGTTAAACTACACAAAGATGATCTGATGCTGTGGAGGTTTGCACAAGCCACAAAACGCTGCGTATATAATCCGGTTCATCATAACCCGTGTCTAAGCGACACGACTGCCATCGCTAAAATTGATGGAGAAACTCGGGAGGTCTCGTTAGATGCTGGTGTCAGTGAGATATTTAATAATAGATTGAAGATGGACAAAATGAgcggatctctgaccatcacaaacgtCAGAACTGAACACTCAGGGTTTTATATACTGCAGATCAGCAACAACACTGGGACCAAATACAGGAGATTCAACGTTACTGTCCGTG CCGTTACAGAATCCCACTCGTGTACAGTTTGGATGTCAATTGCTCTAGTACTTTTGTTGATGATTGCGGTTGGGTGTTTGGCTGCGGGCATTAAAAACTGGAATG TTTTGTTAGGGAGATTGAGGTCGTATAACTGCTGTCGATCAAAGGGGCCACAGGAAATGG aatcagaatcaaTAGTGAGGAAAGGACAACCTCTCATTCTCAACACTGAACATACTGAACTACAGAGAGACGATGTGATAGAGTGGAGGTTTAAAGGCAAAGTTATAGCAAGAATCGGTAGAGAGAGTGATGGAGGCAGACTGGAGCTGGACAGTacgactggatctctgaccatcacaaacaccacaactgaacatgctggagtttatCAACTACAGATTACCCACAATGGACAAGTGCAGTCAATCAGAAAGATCAAGGTTTCTGTCACTG ATTCCGGCGAGTCAGAATCTCTACTGAAGAGAAAAGAGAGCAGATCCACCACTATGGAGGTGGCATaa